The window CTCCTCCTGTCCCAATTGTAGTAGACAGCTTTCATTTTTGACAAGTGGGCTCACGCTaggataatccagaccattgatctaacgTGTATCTCATACCACGCCCAAAACCCACTTTGATATCCTCAAGTGCTAAACTTGGGGTAATTTTTCAGTTGATGTGTGCCATTGGTGTACTTATCTAGCTACTTTGAGGCTacacacggaagcggattgggtagtTTGCCGGTGATGAGTTGATGTTACCATGTTCTATGGgctttaccatgatgtatgtgctatatacaAGGTGTCCGTACACTCGACAAGATCATTTAAAGGcgtagcctaaaaatgagacaaatacaaagctcaagtgaatcataGCACAGAaagcagtgatgattgaacgtacGTTACTGTTGAAAGCCTATtggggtcagagaagttttggatgaatatgatatttgtttcttcaccCAGGTCTCTGTGAACTTTTGAAcaggtcggatggaaaataacatCAATGTggctctagaaaggtttcaacggtaggaatcgtTGTCCTcgttgctttctgtggtgggtccacttgagctttggttctacttcatttttgggcagaggccctaatatgatctcacaaaatggatgaatggcgtggatataacgcataaaccatggtggcctctatggaacttggtgacatcaacacaccaccaaggttgAAAGCCATTTCCGCCATGGACACTAACACTATGGCTATCCTGTTTTCTCTTGAGAGAGACTTTTTGGGCGCGGATGTTGGGGTACGATGTCGCATTAACCGGGAGCAATTTCAAGAATCTTTATTAGCATCTATCTAGGGCGTAAAATAACTTTAACACGCATAGCTTGATGTCCAAATGCTTTATAAGAGAATCgttcaattgaattcatatttTTATTGGTGCTGATGATTGACTCAATAgaattatcttctaattggatatgaTATGACTTCAATTCTGATTGAGTTATAAATTGAATCAgtgaatgagatattgtgattgctataagTAGATTTCTTGATCCTtagccttttatttatttatttattttaaaactctTTTTACTTCGCTGGATTAAAAATTCAGACAAACCGTTCACTTTAGATTAATTATaaccgtgttccccattccctgaggatttgacctcagtctcatcAAGTTATTATTACATCGGAGCTCTGCACTTGCGGTTGTTAGCCCTTGGATTCGATCAACTTTTTGACGCTGTTGCGGGAGAGTGGCGCGAACACAATTAAGtttagattttctagatttgacttttttttttaaatgttagatttttttattttttctgaatttctttaacttagagtctttttttttttttttttttttaagatttttttttgtttcatattTTCTAACATTACTAATATTGTTTACTTGATTCTGTTTTGTAggaattttatttttctataggattttattttttatttttaggattagttATATAATTAGAATTTTATCACGTTCATGTTGAAGTGGACACGAGAATACTCTAATAAACTGCTAGGAGACGAGATATTGGTTAGAGGGCTATCAGATCACTATGTTAGGAAACACCCTATGTCTCGTAAATTAGCTGAAACTTTGATTAAGAGTCGACCGGTTTATGAAGAAAACAAAGCATATAATGTTCCATCGGTTAGGAAGACAATGCGTCATTATTATATGGGTGAGAATGCTTATCAACAACCAGCGAGTACACCCATACATGACATGTATGATCTTGAACTATGGTATATGGAAATTTCATGCATTCATGACTTGGATGATTAATAAGTTACAAGATACCCGAAAATAAGCGGGGTGATCAAGTCTTCTAGGTTGAAAATTCCTAAAGCGTAAATAAGTAAGGTAATCAAGACCATTGGGTTGAAAATTCCAAAATCCCAATTAGTATCTCTTGGAATCTTTACTGTATATCCTTTGAGCGAGTGCATGAGTATGTcgggattgcaaaaggttcctgATGCTTGGTTTAGTAGGATTATAGTCTGACCAACTAAGATATAAATGTGTCCCTCATCAAGTACCCTTTGGATTGATGAGTGTTTCAAGCGAAATGTTCTCATTACTAGGCAAAGTGCTCTTTGAATGGGTGAGCTTGTCACGCAAAAGGTTTCCATTAACAGGCTAGGTGTTTTTTTGGTGTGAGTGTTGTTTAACCAGTCTAAACTGACCCTAGTGTTAAAATTAAATACATGAGTTTTGCACTCAATTTCAAGTTGTCAGCTTCATAATTATTTCATTAGACAGcttgatacaacactctcactaaagagtggactaTTACGCAACCAtaaacatatttaaaaaaaataaaatacataattggaatatttagattatttgagatttttttaggatatttttccaaattattttaagaaaaaaatattcaaccgaTTTAGGGGACGAGACAGCCTCCACGCCTagtattggtaatggtggtgacaAATACAGCCACCATTACCCGATACGGAAATAGCTTGGTGGCGGAAGCACGAGGTGGCGGGAGCACAAGGTGAGGCTCCCATGGAGAGCTGCACACCAAGATTTTGGCTCGGGGATGCATGTCGTTCTATTTTTGGTGTCAATACACTACCGTATCATTATTCTTGTTCTTCGATTTGATCTTCATTTTAAAGACAATAAGATAATATATTAACATAGCTTTATATGATCAAATAGGTAGGAACATCATTAAAGAATTCCATGGATGGATTCACAGAAACATACATTTGAAGCTGGTATTAAAGGTGATATATAGACATTTGATACcatctgatcagatgatccaaagcCAAGAAGCTATCGAACCAACTGACAAGCCAAGATTTGAAAACACTACCATCACAATCCCCGCAGCTTCAGCATGCTGTATTGGGACAGTTTTGGGTGGAAGAATCAACAACACATTGGCAAGATAACCATTAGTTATCCCAAGCAGACATGTCAATGTGGCAGTTGGAATCTCCGTCTGGAGGAACGCTGGCCCGTACCAGCAACCAAGAAAGAGAGGATAGAACAACAGCCTAGCAAGTGAGGCAGTGACTACGACGTTTTCATTCTTGATGAGATAGAACGCCGGCAAAGACATGCCCACTAGATTGAACAAACTCTCACATGCAATGAGAAGAATTGGGTACCAGTCATTGAGGATTCGAGAGTGCACGTCTTCCGTTATGTGTCCTGGAAATATTGAGAAAGTCACAACGAAGATGAGGAATCTTGCAAATGCAAGCCATTTTACTCGCCTTGTAACGTCCCACAAGCTTGATTTCCATGGAGATTTACTCAGGTAGGgtttatcattttcttcttcttcttcttgggctTTTGTCTTCAAATCTTTGTAGTACTGAATGACTGGAAGCTTGTTACTGATGTTGTAGCAAATTAGGCAAATGACCATGATGACGATACTGACGCCAAAGTAGAGGTTTGCGCTGCTTCTTAAACCAGAAGCATCATGTGGGTAGATAGCTTTGGTTATGATTCTCAAAACTGAAACAATCACCCCTGCAGAAACAAATTCAAAATCAGAAGATTTCACGAAAAATGGTGTTGTATTCAATATGATAATCTTTGAAATAACACAGTTCTAGTCATGGATTAAAGGaatgaaaataataattaaaaaaaaaaaaaaaagaaagacaatactGAGTTGATTCGATCCAGCTGACTTGCTAAATGCTCATGGATACTGATATGGAGCTTTTGAAGTTGTGAATCAAGAATTTTAGACCATGTGTGCATGCCACTTAGAAATGAGTTCATCTAATTTTTGTTAACGTTATTATGTATTAGAGTTTAGAGAtcatagttttatatatatatatatatatattgtcataCTTTAAtctctgccaaaaaaaaaagttaatttcGAAATACACAattacaatttaaaaaaaaaagaaaaggagatgaaCCAAAAAGACCGTTAGGCGCTAACGGTAACCGGTTTGAATCATTTAATTCACTGGGGACTTCAGTTCGTTTAGGAAGGAGCAGATAGATTAACATTTTAGATGTTAATCTATGTAGGAGTGCAACTACGTGTGCTGATGGCACACTGCTGGAGAATTTAAATGCATATTTTGCCACTAAAAGTATTTCTGATGCAGGCCTCTTCATGGACCGTCTGGATCGATGGAAGAAAACaggactagtttttttttttttttttgttagcttgttagtacacccccactgtcagttcacacttcactgttagccaccccactagggatcaaaACTGGACTAGTTGGTGGAACATAATTTTTGCTAGATAGGTTCGTCCAATACTTCCAACCCAGCAGACAAAATTCATCATCCAGATAAGTTGTGCTAGACTTTTGGTCTAATGAGTTGAGTTAGTGAGCATgaagggacgtgatgaggtcgatcactgtcttcctcaggaatatctactctgaatccacggatctctctggactcctcacagatcTTCCTCGAATCTGtgatggatcaaagtaaaaattatttctaataaattcgaaataacttgattgatggtaacaaaaacaaaattacaactctttaaataaggaactcaaactttGGACGGAGTTTTAGACACAAACTCCAaatcaaacaccctaaaaacatgacttattataaatatgtaaacttactatttatagatgacctCCATTCTCCTAACTTCTCTAAgccctttttatgttgggcacgacttctacaaatcaaatgatcaaaagttatacttgaaGTAAAACTTGCTATTtgtagtaaaaacaaaaataaatgggacttttgacagtcgatctgatggaatctcacaaatctggcatgggcaacctggcacAGCAggattggttggcttaagtagcttctcctggcccaaaatcatatataatatgcctaataactcattctagtttgcgaggTACGATTGATTTAAAGTCCTGATGGTCTGGATCGTTTTTAGCTCCGATCGGGCTTTCAGGTGGGCTTTACATGTAAGACTTCTTTCAGGTGGGCTTTACATGATCAATGGGGGACTGcaaaagcacacaaagatgaatcaagcagaGTATTCCAATCGCGCAATCAAGCACAAGCATGTACAAAGACTCCGAATTTAACATGGAAataccatggcacaaagcaatagatatcactatgaaagcagaaattacaagagatagagagaatacccgATTCGATCAAGCCTCGAATTTCCcattacaagcccttgaaaaccTATGAACGAATTAGAAAACTATTTGATACTCCCTAAtctcgattacacccatatatatatatatatatagcctctaggtGAATCACCAtcgaaataagaaataaatcccgcacttacgcaattctgcATATTTTCTACGAGATCAttcgatggcaccttcgatgtGATTTCAATGTCATTGACAGACCATCAATGGTATCAAACCCACTTCAATGACATTAAATTAAAGACCAAACATTCCAGCGACTaaacatgaattttttgaattttaccgatgtcatcgagtaggccttcgatgtcatcgaacaaccttcgatggcatcgagccagACTTCAATGGGttttcaaaaaagttcacaccagTTCCATGCACactggtgcacaggtgagcattcggctatatatatataaaccgcTTATACTCCCAAAGTTAGGGTCCACCTAATGGATAAGTTTCAACTTA is drawn from Magnolia sinica isolate HGM2019 chromosome 5, MsV1, whole genome shotgun sequence and contains these coding sequences:
- the LOC131246470 gene encoding equilibrative nucleotide transporter 1-like translates to MGLFIGNGADAPLLSSISPKIPKDTFHLAYIVHFIFGVGFLLPGNTFITAVDYFSYIYPGVNINRIFTAVKMVVCFITVVIVLGWARKSSSYLRINIGLALFVASLLTVPIIDLAYVKGRVGLYNGFYVTVAAVVVCGVANGLFESGVVGAAGELPERYMQASGAGLAASGVIVSVLRIITKAIYPHDASGLRSSANLYFGVSIVIMVICLICYNISNKLPVIQYYKDLKTKAQEEEEENDKPYLSKSPWKSSLWDVTRRVKWLAFARFLIFVVTFSIFPGHITEDVHSRILNDWYPILLIACESLFNLVGMSLPAFYLIKNENVVVTASLARLLFYPLFLGCWYGPAFLQTEIPTATLTCLLGITNGYLANVLLILPPKTVPIQHAEAAGIVMVVFSNLGLSVGSIASWLWII